The following DNA comes from Ruegeria sp. YS9.
GAAGACCGAACCTCGAGGCTGGCAGCGCTCGCCAACAGCTCCTGCTCGGATGGGTCGCCCAGCGGATACACATTGGCGACTTCAGGCTCTCCCATGGTGATCGTGCCGGTCTTGTCCATGGCCAGTGCGGTGGTACGCCCGGGAGCCTCGATATATGCGCCGCCCTTAATCAGAACCCCAGCCCGGGCCGAAGCGGTCAAAGCCGCAACGATTGAAACCGGTGTGGAAATGACGAGCGCACAGGGGCAGGCGATAACCAGAAGAACAAGTGCATTGTAAAACCAGAAACCCGACGATGCGCCAAATGCAAGCGGCGGGATCAGGGCGATAGCCACTGCGACGACCATAACGATGGGCGTAAAGATCCGCGCAAATTTTGTAACCCACTGCTCAACCGGCGCACGGCGAGCATGAGCATCACCGACCATCCGGATGATCTTGGCAAGCACGGTATCGGACGCTGTTTTCGTCGCACGTATTTTGAGGGTGCCTTCACCATTGATTGTGCCGGCATAGACCTCATCATCCAGCTCTTTGGGAATCAACGCGCTTTCACCTGTGATTGGAGCCTGGTCAACGGCACCGGCCCCTTCGATGACTTCCCCGTCAAGTGGAATGCGATCCCCACCCCGAACGATGAAGCTGTCACCGACAAAGACATCCGCCGCCGGGACCGTTGCCTCTGAGCCGTCAGCACGAACCAGCCGAACCGTCGGGGGGGCCAGATCAAGCAGCGCGGATACCGCGTTCCGAGCCCGTCCGACACTCCAGCTTTCCAGATAAAGCGAGAGCGAAAAGAAGAATGCCACCGTTGCCGCTTCGAAGAACTCGCCCAAAGCGATAGCGCCACAGACGGCAACCACCATCAGCAGGTTCATATCCGGTGAAAGGCGTCGCGCCGAAGACCAGGCCTTGGGCGCCACCAGCCAGACGCCAAACAAGATCGCGACCGCGAACAAAGCTGCCTCGGGCAAAGGCATCGGAACCTCACCATGTCCCGAAAACAGCCCGAGCGCACCGCCCATGCCTGTTTCGAAAATGTGCCAGCCAAAACCCGCTGCCCAAAACCCTCCGCTGAGGATGGTGAACCGCCGCTGACGTGCAATATGCGCCGCCTGGTCCTGAGCGGCATTTCCGTCATCCCATGGTTTGGCGGTCATACCAGTACTGGCAACCAGCAGCATGACATCTTCGTCAGACATCTTGGCAGCACTTTCAAGAAGCGTCATTCGACCGTTGATGACATCAAAAGCGAGATGCTCTTCACCACCAACTTTCGGGCCGATAACCCGGTTCAGGATCGCAACCTCTTCGGCGCAATCAAGGCCAGAGACCTGAAAGCTTCTGCCACCTTCGGGAATCGGACCGACGGGCGCGATGTCACCACACCCGCTACTGCCGCACGCGTTGTGACCTTGTCTATTTTCGTGGTCATGGTCGTGGTTGTGGGTATCGGATGACATAGTTAGACCTCAAGAATCTCTGCGGTCCTTTGCAAATAGTTCCTACAGCAACTAGAGCTTCAATACCTTTTTCAATTTTTTTTCAATCCGGTTCGTTGCCCGCGATATTGATGCTTCATTCCTTCTTGCGGGCTGGCCGCGTGAATGCAATCTAGTCGCAGAAGACGTAAAAAATTTGGAACAGGTCAATGCAGAAACGGATCGCAATTACCATCACGTTAGTCTCGATTACTGCCGGTTGCTCAGCCCAGTTCACAGGGGGCAAAAGCAAAGCATTCGAACCAGGTAACCTGCCAGATTCGGTCGTTGCACTGGCAGGGCCGGGGCAGGATCTGGCTACGGCACGCCTTTTACCAGATGACAATTGCTTCTGGTATGAGCACAGCGGACCTGTCGAGACGACATTGGTACCATTGCGCGCGACGAATGGCGCTCCGATCTGCGCCGCGCGCGACGCCTGATAAAAAAAGAGGGCAGCGACGTCCACCTACGCTGCCCAAAATTTATGAGCGGGCTGTGACGCTATCTTCGGCCGAGTATAAGTATGCGGTCGAGCCGATTTTTACATGTGGGTAGAGATCATTGATATGGGCCATGATCATTCTAACACATCCAGAACTTGCGCGACCACCGATGCTTCTGGGCTGAGGTGTACCGTGGATTCTGAGATA
Coding sequences within:
- a CDS encoding cation-translocating P-type ATPase; translation: MSSDTHNHDHDHENRQGHNACGSSGCGDIAPVGPIPEGGRSFQVSGLDCAEEVAILNRVIGPKVGGEEHLAFDVINGRMTLLESAAKMSDEDVMLLVASTGMTAKPWDDGNAAQDQAAHIARQRRFTILSGGFWAAGFGWHIFETGMGGALGLFSGHGEVPMPLPEAALFAVAILFGVWLVAPKAWSSARRLSPDMNLLMVVAVCGAIALGEFFEAATVAFFFSLSLYLESWSVGRARNAVSALLDLAPPTVRLVRADGSEATVPAADVFVGDSFIVRGGDRIPLDGEVIEGAGAVDQAPITGESALIPKELDDEVYAGTINGEGTLKIRATKTASDTVLAKIIRMVGDAHARRAPVEQWVTKFARIFTPIVMVVAVAIALIPPLAFGASSGFWFYNALVLLVIACPCALVISTPVSIVAALTASARAGVLIKGGAYIEAPGRTTALAMDKTGTITMGEPEVANVYPLGDPSEQELLASAASLEVRSSHPLARAILTRAEQTDISISAAEDIRTVPGRGLEGRIERGDIWLGSDRFAEEKGFGASIPAELRNQIESAGSTLVVVGDENGVAGLLELRDRIRPEARSIVARLHAQGVKSIIMLTGDNEQTARAVAAEVGIDEVRAQLLPEDKVAAIEELAEQHEMVAMIGDGVNDAPAMARAHYAVAMGAVGSDAAIETADIALMTDDIGKVPWLIDHSRRTMSIIRQNIGFSLATKALFVTLTGFGLASMWGAIAADVGVSLLVVANALRLLKAPEDHSAQTKANTLGSQGIGAATT